One region of Psychrobacter sp. DAB_AL43B genomic DNA includes:
- a CDS encoding 2-oxoglutarate dehydrogenase E1 component produces the protein MNSITKEAVSVGQTELAADNVNYIEVLYEQYLDDPSSVDSDWQEYFEQYKSPNDEQHNAIKDQFLLLARNQTANKVSVEANNSATGKSDNVGSPKKMGVQQLISAYRRRGHRHAKLDPLNLNPRAEIEDLTLAYHNLSEADLDTVFPTNDLNIGKNEATLREIIEIMERVYCRYIGIEYMHVTTSTEKRWMEKYLESNLGYIKFDTEKRLSILERLTAAEGLEKYLARKYTGVKRFGLEGGESFIPAINEIIQRAGGYGTKEMVIGMAHRGRLNLLVNILGKNPADLFDEFDGKVQPEKGSGDVKYHNGFSSNVMTPGGETHLALAFNPSHLEIVAPVLQGSVRARQVRRNDQPLHENKTGNSVLPIVIHGDAAFAGQGVVQETFQMSQTRAYTTGGTVHIVINNQVGFTTSRQEDARSTEYCTDVAKMVHAPILHVNGDDPESVVFAAQLALDYRHEFDKDIIIDLFCYRRNGHNEADEPSATQPLMYAVIKKLPTTRTIYAQKLIEEGLLSQEDEKRYEDEYRESLDRGEYVANSLVSEPNEELFVDWKPYLGHDLVDDWDTSVDIEVLKGYGRRMAEMPEGYKLQRQVQKVVEQRLAMQTGEEPLNWGAAETLAYASLVDNDKVLVRITGEDVGRGTFSHRHSELYNIEDGSMYVPLAHMSETQARFATYNSLLSEEAVLAFEYGYATTVPNALVVWEAQFGDFVNGAQVVIDQFISSGETKWQRVCGLTMLLPHGFEGQGPEHSSARLERFLQLCAEDNMQVITPTTPAQIYHALRRQAVRPIRKPLIVMSPKSLLRHKLATSNLEELANGKFETVLPEMDQQNADNVTRMVLCGGKVYYDLLEQRRALGLDHVAIVRIEQLYPLPEKRLIAEIEKYSNLKEIVWTQEEPLNQGAWYYLAPHMFRIVVPHPTKAKVMEPVARPASAAPATGSAKLHIQQQQNLIAGGLGISVDELSK, from the coding sequence ATGAATAGTATAACTAAAGAAGCAGTGAGCGTAGGCCAAACTGAACTGGCCGCTGATAATGTCAATTATATCGAAGTGCTCTATGAGCAATATCTAGACGATCCTAGTAGCGTTGATTCGGATTGGCAAGAATATTTTGAACAATACAAGTCGCCAAATGATGAGCAGCACAATGCCATTAAAGACCAGTTCTTGTTGCTAGCTCGCAATCAGACGGCTAACAAGGTCAGCGTTGAAGCGAATAACTCTGCTACTGGTAAGTCAGACAATGTTGGCAGCCCTAAAAAAATGGGCGTACAGCAGCTGATCTCTGCCTATCGTCGCCGTGGTCATCGCCATGCTAAGCTTGATCCATTAAATCTAAATCCACGCGCGGAAATAGAAGACCTAACCCTTGCTTATCACAATCTCTCTGAAGCAGATCTCGATACGGTATTTCCTACCAATGATTTAAATATTGGTAAGAATGAAGCAACGCTACGCGAGATCATTGAAATCATGGAGCGCGTCTACTGCCGTTATATTGGCATAGAGTATATGCACGTGACCACCAGCACAGAAAAGCGCTGGATGGAAAAATATCTCGAGAGCAATCTAGGGTATATCAAATTTGATACAGAAAAACGTTTATCTATTCTTGAGCGCCTGACCGCAGCTGAAGGTTTAGAGAAATATCTTGCTCGTAAATATACGGGCGTGAAGCGTTTTGGTCTAGAGGGCGGCGAAAGCTTTATTCCTGCTATTAACGAAATCATCCAACGTGCTGGCGGTTATGGCACTAAAGAGATGGTTATCGGTATGGCTCACCGTGGACGCTTAAACCTACTGGTAAATATCCTAGGTAAAAATCCAGCGGATTTGTTTGACGAATTTGATGGCAAAGTTCAGCCAGAAAAAGGCTCAGGCGACGTTAAATATCATAATGGTTTTTCGTCAAACGTGATGACTCCAGGTGGCGAGACACATTTAGCATTAGCGTTTAACCCATCGCATCTTGAAATCGTTGCTCCAGTATTACAAGGCTCTGTACGCGCCCGTCAAGTACGTCGTAACGATCAGCCACTTCATGAAAATAAGACGGGTAATTCAGTATTACCAATCGTCATTCATGGTGATGCCGCATTTGCTGGTCAAGGGGTGGTGCAAGAAACCTTCCAAATGTCACAAACCCGCGCTTATACCACGGGTGGTACAGTACATATTGTTATTAATAACCAAGTTGGTTTTACTACCAGTCGTCAAGAAGATGCACGCTCAACCGAATATTGTACCGATGTGGCAAAAATGGTTCATGCGCCAATTTTACATGTAAACGGCGATGACCCTGAGTCTGTGGTATTTGCGGCGCAATTGGCATTAGATTATCGCCACGAGTTTGATAAAGATATCATCATTGATCTGTTCTGCTATCGTCGCAATGGTCACAACGAGGCTGATGAGCCTTCAGCTACCCAGCCACTGATGTATGCAGTGATTAAGAAGCTACCAACCACTCGTACTATCTATGCCCAAAAGCTTATTGAAGAAGGTCTGCTTAGCCAAGAAGATGAAAAACGCTACGAAGATGAATATCGTGAATCTTTAGACCGCGGTGAATATGTTGCCAACTCATTGGTAAGCGAGCCTAACGAAGAGTTATTCGTCGATTGGAAACCTTATCTTGGTCATGACTTGGTCGATGATTGGGATACCAGCGTCGATATCGAAGTGCTAAAAGGTTATGGTCGCCGTATGGCGGAGATGCCTGAAGGCTATAAGCTACAACGCCAAGTACAAAAAGTTGTCGAACAACGCTTAGCCATGCAAACAGGCGAAGAGCCTTTAAACTGGGGTGCTGCCGAGACATTAGCATACGCGTCACTAGTCGATAACGATAAAGTATTGGTACGTATTACTGGTGAAGATGTAGGCCGTGGTACCTTCTCACATCGTCATAGTGAGCTATATAACATTGAAGATGGCAGCATGTATGTGCCACTTGCTCACATGAGTGAAACACAAGCCCGTTTTGCGACTTATAACTCATTGTTATCAGAAGAAGCGGTATTGGCTTTTGAGTATGGTTATGCGACCACAGTGCCAAATGCACTCGTCGTATGGGAAGCGCAGTTTGGTGATTTCGTCAACGGTGCCCAAGTTGTTATTGACCAATTTATCTCAAGTGGTGAGACTAAATGGCAGCGTGTTTGCGGTCTAACCATGCTATTGCCACATGGCTTTGAAGGTCAAGGTCCTGAGCATTCATCTGCTCGTCTTGAGCGCTTCTTACAGCTGTGTGCTGAAGACAACATGCAAGTCATTACGCCGACGACTCCTGCGCAGATTTATCATGCGTTACGTCGTCAAGCGGTGCGCCCAATTCGCAAGCCGTTAATCGTTATGTCGCCGAAAAGTTTGCTGCGTCATAAACTTGCCACATCAAACCTTGAAGAATTGGCTAATGGTAAGTTCGAAACCGTGTTGCCAGAGATGGATCAGCAAAATGCGGACAACGTGACTCGCATGGTGCTATGTGGTGGTAAAGTTTATTATGACTTACTAGAGCAGCGTCGTGCATTAGGTTTAGACCATGTTGCAATCGTCCGTATCGAGCAGCTTTATCCATTACCAGAAAAGCGTTTGATTGCTGAAATTGAAAAATATAGCAATCTAAAAGAAATTGTTTGGACGCAAGAAGAGCCTCTTAACCAAGGTGCTTGGTATTATTTAGCACCGCATATGTTCCGTATCGTAGTACCGCATCCAACCAAAGCAAAAGTGATGGAGCCGGTAGCGCGTCCTGCTAGTGCGGCACCTGCAACAGGTTCTGCAAAACTACACATCCAACAGCAACAGAATTTGATCGCTGGTGGTCTTGGTATCAGTGTAGATGAGCTGTCTAAATAG
- the odhB gene encoding 2-oxoglutarate dehydrogenase complex dihydrolipoyllysine-residue succinyltransferase, producing MADIKAPVFPESVADGTIVEWHVTEGQQVNRDDLLAEIETDKVVLEVVAPDNGVVTRIVKQVDDTVLSDELIAEFEAGASADAAAPAVDPDQPAAPVQLKQATDGGEPVQVTDKKDEADHKDQSPAVRKAAKESGVDPKDVEGSGRGGRVTKTDMSNPTLKADSSIKSDSGRPVAESTGERTEKRVPMTRLRKRVAERLLSASQETAMLTTFNEVNMKPLMDMRAKYKDQFEKRHGVRLGFMSLFVKAATEALKRFPAVNASLDGDDIVYHGFYDIGVAVSSDRGLVVPVLRDTDRMSMADVESKIRELGGLAQKGKLGLEDMTGGTFTISNGGVFGSLMSTPILNPPQTAILGMHAINDRPMAVDGKVEILPMMYLALSYDHRMIDGKEAVQFLVTIKELVEDPAMLLLDL from the coding sequence ATGGCTGATATCAAAGCCCCCGTTTTTCCAGAATCAGTTGCCGATGGCACAATCGTTGAATGGCACGTCACTGAAGGTCAACAAGTTAACCGTGATGACCTATTAGCTGAAATTGAGACTGACAAAGTTGTATTAGAAGTGGTTGCGCCAGATAATGGTGTGGTCACTAGAATCGTTAAGCAAGTAGACGACACGGTTCTGTCTGACGAGCTCATTGCTGAATTTGAAGCGGGTGCCAGCGCGGATGCTGCTGCGCCAGCAGTCGATCCAGATCAACCAGCTGCCCCAGTACAATTGAAGCAAGCGACAGATGGCGGCGAGCCAGTACAAGTTACCGATAAAAAAGATGAAGCCGACCATAAAGATCAAAGCCCTGCAGTACGTAAAGCAGCGAAAGAAAGTGGCGTCGATCCTAAAGATGTTGAAGGTAGTGGTCGCGGCGGTCGTGTTACTAAAACTGACATGTCAAATCCAACGCTAAAAGCAGACAGCTCTATCAAATCTGATAGTGGTCGTCCAGTCGCTGAATCAACAGGCGAGCGTACTGAAAAACGTGTTCCAATGACGCGCCTTCGTAAGCGTGTTGCTGAGCGTTTGTTATCAGCATCACAAGAAACAGCGATGCTAACGACGTTCAACGAAGTTAATATGAAGCCGTTGATGGATATGCGTGCTAAGTATAAAGACCAGTTCGAAAAACGTCATGGTGTACGTCTAGGCTTTATGTCATTGTTTGTGAAAGCGGCGACCGAAGCACTTAAACGTTTCCCAGCAGTAAATGCTTCACTAGATGGCGATGACATTGTTTATCATGGTTTTTATGATATCGGTGTTGCAGTATCTTCTGATCGCGGCTTAGTCGTTCCTGTATTGCGTGATACCGATCGCATGAGCATGGCGGATGTCGAAAGCAAAATCCGTGAGCTAGGTGGTCTTGCCCAAAAAGGTAAGCTTGGTCTGGAAGACATGACTGGTGGTACATTTACCATTTCAAATGGCGGTGTTTTTGGCTCATTAATGTCGACGCCTATCTTGAATCCACCACAGACTGCTATCCTAGGTATGCATGCGATCAACGACCGCCCAATGGCAGTCGATGGTAAAGTTGAAATCTTACCGATGATGTACCTTGCTCTATCTTATGACCATCGTATGATTGATGGCAAAGAAGCCGTACAGTTCTTAGTAACTATCAAAGAATTGGTTGAAGATCCAGCCATGTTATTACTAGACCTCTAA